CAGCTCGTTGGTCCAATTTGCTAATGCGCACCATTAATTGTCTAGTTAAAGCAGTTACTCGAATTAGAGGATCGACGAGTCGCGATCAGCCGATTTGCATCGCAGCATCAGGTTGAACTTCGTCCTTCTTCGATTCACCGCGATCTAATCCGTGAGTAGAAACGATGATCGCGCGATTTGCTTAATTTCGAGAAGCTAAGGTGACTTTGATTCATCGATAAAAGGTGACTCGTCTCGTTGAGTCATTTGGCAAAAAGTAAATTCAAAGAACTTCGCGTGTGACTTAAATAACACCCGATACAGAAATGCTACAAAGTCCCTCTCAAGCTTCTACTTGTTACGCAAATTGCattgaaaaatatttctcatTAATCTTAAAATTCATCGTTCCTCGACGTCTCTTTCAATATCTGAATAACATCGTACACATTTACGTAGCCGTATTGATTAATTAAATACCACCTCGAGTGGATACACCGTTTACGTTCGAAGAACCTTTACATTCGCAATTTCGTTTATCGAGATCGATAAAGAATTTCTCGTCCCTAATCTTTCAAAGAATCGATATCCCGTGTAGCGCTAAATTTCCGTCGATTCCAGCAATTAACTCTGGTGAAAATAAAAATCGCTATCACCCACTTGGAATTCGACGAACCGAAACCCGGTTCAGGCACGAAATTCGCTCGAATCTGTTGGCTAGCGACACGAGCGGTGTCGGTGGACCCGAATTTCCTTTCCGTAATAATCCACTTTGGCTGGTACGAGGAAAGGCGCGAGGGTGTTGGTGAGATGACAAAGCGGAATCGCCGGGGCCGCGCGTTCGATAATGACGATAATCCATTCGACACTTGTCCGGCCACCGATCATAAAGATTGCCCGGCGAATCTGTGTGCGAACGAGCACTCACACGTGTGCACGGTCCACAAGTACCCCCGTTGATCTTATAAAAGCGACGACCGCCGCTGGGACTAGTTATTCGTTGCTAGCAACAGCTACGTGGTACGCGTGGTACGACTGACTAGATTCGAGGAATTTTTCTGTCGCGACGGCGAACGGTTCGGCGAAATCATCGAAGATGGTGCAGATCGTTGGAAAATACCAGTACGTCTCCAGTGAGAACTTCGAGGAGTTCATGAAAGCACTGGGAATGACGGAAATGGTAGCGGCGTTCACGCAGTCGAAGCTGGTCCTCGAGGTGAGGAAGAGCGGCGACCAGTGGGATATCATCGTCAACTCCGACGCGGGTACCAACTCGGTCAGTTTCAAGCTGAACGAACCCTACGAGGAGAAGCTGCTCTCGTCCGATCGTAAATACAAGGTTCGTCTTTTCGATTCGAATTGCGGTTACGCGACGGATCCACGATCATTTGCGGATCGATCATTCTAGAAACGAGACTAAAGCGGAACTAAAGAGGAATAGTCAAATCCTAGAAAAGAATTCTCGTCGGCGGAGCCTCGAGCATAATTTTCTTATTCTTCATTATTCCTCATTATTCTTTAAAATCTTTGCGAAACGAGCGATGGAGTACATTGTAGAAGTAGCATACCTGATTTTGCGTATCTGTCgtgtatattatatgtatacatacatgTATGGAATGTTTGAGTAAAGCTACAGCTCTTGAGTACTTATGTCGGGTAATATAAGTGGTATTGCATTGTATTTATACTGTGTTAGTTCTGTGATTTCGTttcgttccttttttcttcGAAGGTGTTTTAGTTGGCTTGGGCAACCCAATATTTTAAATATCCCTGAAAACTAAGAATATGAACTAATAAAGCCACCTGTGAAATAGGTGGGATTTAAGGCTAAAAATGtgagaaatatatttttcatgtcTCGACATAATTTGAAAGAGAAGTAGTAAATACATTTTAGCCGAGGTGGGCAGTGTACTTTGCACTTACACGTCGATCGTATACTCTATTTACACTGTGTACTTTCTTTTTGTATAAGTAATAGGATTCCCGTCGTTTTCAGAAACCTGAAAATAACTTGAATACCTTTTAAAGCATACTTCGCTCGTTATTAACTAAAATTAATAACGTTCTGTGTTCACATTGAACTTTTCATTCGAGCCGTTGATGTTCTTATTATAAAACGAAGAGTGCGAGTAGACTAGCAGTGTAAACTACCCAAGAATTCAATTTATtgctttattatattatgtatcTTAAACTGTACACCCTTTTCTTGATAATTATGGTCTTTACGGTATTGGAAAAATTGTAAAGTATATGCCAGAAGCGTAGCTATTCAATTGTAAAGCGTGAGGTGTGTACATTGAACGGAAAGCATCCAAAAATCGGTCCGGCACAGAACGTGTTAATTTCCGTTCTAGTACAAATATTGAATGTGCAAAGGCTAATTGGCTAGTCAAGTTCTCCTTGAATCGAAGATATGCAAAATATTGAATTACTTGGAACCGCTTTAAAGTATTACACGGTTGATAACAAATGTTTTCGtaagaaaatattttttatgtcAAAGTTAGGTGTTCTCTTAGCACTAAATCATTTTCTGAAAAATTTCTAATAGACAAATTAGGAAGATTCGATTCGTATTATCGGTAATGTCCTCGTCTGTTGCATCAGGGCAAATTGCAATAAAATGTACTTTTCGTCGTCCACAGAGCGTCACGACACAGGAGGGCAATAACTTCAGGACGGAAACCCAAGTAGCCGATGGCGTCAAGATCGTCCGAATGTATGAATTTTCGGACACCGGAATGAAATCCGTAAGTCGATCCTTCGACATTTCTGAGACACACTTGTCCAATTCTGTCAAGCTAATTACAATTTATACTTAGCGGTTTGCAAATCTTTACTGAATGAAAAAACGTTTCACTGATTATATTAATGAATTATGTGAGAATGATAATTATTGTAATCAATAGGAATTGTTTAAAGGTTTCTCCACTGTGCAGCATTTTCATGTTCCGCATATTTTTTCCAGCAATTATCTACCAACAAGAGTGACGTCAAGGCAACGCGTATATACAAGAGGCTCTAAAAAAAAACACACAATTATTTAGATAAAAAAATAATACCACTGATTTACATTAATTAAAAACCGAAATTTTTTCACTTAACACACCGATCTTTTTTACCTTCCATTGCAATCACTTCCCTAAACGAAAATCCGGATGTTTGACATTATTAAACCGAATCTGGGCATAAAGAATCGAGATAAGCACGAATactttatataatatttatttacgAACTCGTAGTTGACGCAATGAATGCACAAATTAGAAATCCTCAAAACCACCAATCTTCCTGACATAATCGTTTAATACAAATTTTCTTCATCATTCGTGAAGCGGTACAAACTTTTCACACTGTAAATTACCAAATTAAAAGAACGAAGTCATTTTAAAGTACtgttgattaaataaagaaatttcttaattttcattgaatagaaaaAGTCAGACAaaatatatctcccgctttggaggtaagagagagaaggatataTAAGaacgctataagaaagagtgagacagatcttACCTGCTCTACtgaagaacccgtggcgccatctctgtgaaaagtgctcaaactggtcgctcagcattatcgacagcgaagtgaactgctGAAGCACTAGCTCCATCTCTcggaaaagtgctgaaactagttggtcattagtttcactactttccgcagagatggcgctagtgcttcggtagttcacttcgctgttgataacgctgtgcgaccagtttgagcacttttcacagagatggcgccaggggttctaaagTAGGGTGGtaatatctgtctcactctttcttatagctttcttatatatctttctcactCTCTTACCTCGAAAGCGAgagatataaaataaattataataaagctATTGAAATATGTAATTAATTACAATAaagctattgaaatatacaaaattCCTGAATGAACGCCACTGACAGGCGAATTCAGCTGTGGAACAGCATCGCGTGTTGTTTTGGGGCATTTAAATATGTGTAATTTTGGTGATACCCCTGTAGTGTTACGGAACCTGGGGGCGCCACCGTGATACGCTGGTGGTTTTTAAAGTATTATGTGATTTGCTGCGTTGTCTGGGAACATATAATCTAAacgatataaatattttatcgtTTAGCAAATTATATATTTGCAGAATGTAATATTATCTGGTAGTATTTGGtaggaattaaatttcgtaattGTATAATGTGTTTTTTAAATCTTCTCCCTTCACGTGCGtaaaataaaatgaataaaattaaatatctAAATATGTTAATAACTTATTTTGGGTAATTACTATATGAAAAATTGATTTACAGATATACTTAATCATTTGCTAGAAGTCGGTTTTGATGCGATTATTACGAGTAGTGTGTGGATAGATTAAATAAATATCAGATTAGAAATGTAATCGTACTTTCtaatttgaaaaaattttgATATGATTGTACTTCAATATGGCGAACCGCGACAAAGGACGCAGAAAGAGGGGAGAATTTTTACAAGGTACCCTGAAAAAATTGTATCACTGAATAGCAGTAATATCTTAATTTACAATCCCACGATTATGTTTTGTGCGTATGTAGTTAATAAGCGAATACACCTTGTTTCGATTCTGTCGAGTGCATTTAAAGAGTTAACCTCACCAAACAAGCTAACCTAAAAATACAGCGGGAATTATGCTGTGATATGTTGTGAAATTTAACCAGAGTAAGAAGTAAATTTAGCATACACTGTAATTTTATTCAGACTTCTCTAGAAGTTGTAAACTTATTTTAAACAATTTAAGGTTACATAACCTTTATTTTCGATTCGCGTAAATTGATAGTAACTTCAGTTACTGTCAAGAGTGTCAACAATCACTATCAAATTATTATTCTCAACAAACCGTTATATTTAGCTAATAATAACACATCATACGTAAACAAAGTTCTATCACTTAAAGAAAAGTATAATGATTAAGATACGTAAGTAAGTACTGTCGGATGTATAGACATCGTGCATGCAACtttaatgaattttttatgAATTCTGCAATGAGAATTCTGATTAATATTTTAAGTAGATAATATATTAAAGGTATTTAATATACTAAAGGatattattttctatgtatttaaTACACGACTCAAATTATTTCTGTTTATAGTACTTTGCTACAAATCagtattgtaaaatatatttactccagatatttaatttaatttatagaACGATATTGTCAGTGGTTTTTAAACATCGATTATATGGAGACAACCATTTATTAAacttaataattatttaacagTTTACGATagcattttttaaattttatatatGTCGTATTTGAAGTAAATCTGAAATTAGTGAATCAAGTTGAGAAACTAGAAATTTTATAATTTCAGATAATTCAAGGGTAGAAAAAGACAGATCAATGGGAATGAGAGGTGCAGGAAATAGAGCACCTCAACCTTTATATAGACCGGGCAGTGGACCTCTTCGGAAATCGGGTAGATCTACCGATGATCTAGACAATGAAAATATCTCGCAAGAAAAACCAAGCTCCGTCCAGCACCGCTTAAAGCAAGCGCAACTCAATAGATCCAATCAGATTCAAAATAGTCCACCATCATCACAAGTTGAAAATGTAACAGAAAAATTGAAGGATCTAAATATCAACTGCAGAAATATTACAAACTTTGAACAGGCACAGGGTTCTTCTCAGATTAGTAATTCCGGAGATTCGAGAAGAAAATCTAAGAAACCGGAACAACAATTGTATGTCGTACCCAAAAAAATGAAAGAAGCATTGGCCGAACAGGATCTAACAAATAGGTGTGaattttgtaaaaaatatttctttggGTACTAATGAAGAGCTACGGCTCAAGTAAAATGTAATCCTTATCTCTTAGATCTCCTAATCGAGGGGGCTGGGATCGGGATCAAGACAGAGAGCACAGCGAAGATCGTGATTCTCATTCCAATCGTAGTCATAAAAGTGATAATCGACGTAATCGGTCAAGTGGTCGTGGTAGAAGAGATAGCGAAAGCAGGAGTAAAAACCGAGATGATCATGGTAAAAGATATTCGGGTAACCATAGAACTCGTCACGGCAACGAGAATGAGGAACGTTGGCGATCCGATTCTCCATTATCCAGCAGAGGTTATAGAAATAGAAAAGATAACTCTCGTGAAGTTAGACAGGTTTGAAATAACAACTTAATACTTCACGTTGTACAAGCTATTGTTTGATGATATTAGTTTTTAATTAACTTTAATCAACTTGCTTATTCAGGGTTCGGAACCTCTTTTTGCAACAACGAATCACTTGAATGATTTTAATCGTACCAGAGATACACGTAGCGTAGAACCTGCTGGACATTCAGAAAAGTTTCAAGGCAAACCACCGTCAGGCAAATGGGGGGGTACAAAAGATAGTTTATCAAAAAGTTTAAAAATAGAACACTTACCACCCAGATTACAGAAGAAGTATCTTATGGACAATGGTTTGCCTTTACCATCAAGTTCATCACCTTCGGAAGAAACATGGAGTAGTAGTAATGTCGCGTTTCAGGTAAAATGAAAATATGTTTCTCTGTTTATAaagtttatataaatttttcagATACTTTTTAACGCATAAATTATTCATTTAAAGGCATCATCAAACTATAATTTTCCACCTGCAATGCAACATTCGCAAACTATGCAAAATTTACCTCCATCTGGCCCGTTACCTCCACAATCTAGCTGGTCCAATACAGCGCCACGAACTAGAGGTAGAGGTAGACTCAGGCCAGAAGACTTAGAAAGTTCAACAAACGTTTTTAGGTGTACTACACCTGATCAGTATTCAGCTCCAAGTTCTAGATCTCACACACCAAGTCAAGAATATATGCAAAGGTATTTTTACGtcagatatattttttataaatagAGTATTGCACTttgttatatttttataatttaaacTTTTTTTATATGAAAAAGTAGGTCTTATGATCGCCGTGGTAGCAATAGTACTATGTATACTAGTATGGAAAGTTTAAGTCGAGCAGATAGTTCAATGATACCACCACCATCGTCAACGTCACCTGTTACTTCAATATCCAGTACAAATAAACGTCAAACATCGTCAGACAGTCATCCTCGAGGAGCATCACCGCCTGCAGCTTCTCAACGTGTTCAAAcgtaatattataatttttttaaagcaagtacatatttatttttatcaataTTTCTGACATTTATCTTTGGTCTTTTTTTTAAGGCAACGAGCAGGTAATATATCCGAGTCTAGCACAAGACCAGAAAAGAAGAATGGTCAACAAAATTCAGATATCAGTTCGCCAAAAAGTGATTCTGTTAGCACTGCGTTAAATACATCGCTTGAACATCCATTTGTAAGTAATTTATTTCAAATGCTTAGTATAATGGCATATACATTTCAATATATGTTCGATACGCAGGATTGGAGTGAAGAAGTTGAATTGAGCGAAAAGTTAGAGGCTGAACGTGCGAGTCGCAGTTCCTCTGTATTAAGTTTGCGGGAGAATGTTAATGTATCGGGAAATGAGACCACGAGTGGTCATGTtcaacgtaaaaaaaaaaagcgggAGAAGAAATATGCAGCAGAACGAGGGAGGTAAAAGTTACCACAATTTATATTCTGTTTACTATTTATGTATTTAAATTATACACATAATTTACATTATAGTACATTTGTTTTTTGAATTGTTCAAGGAGTAACAGCAGGGATAAAGTTCGTGTTAATAGCCGTGATCGGCAAAACAATCAACAAAATAGAGAAAATGATAACTATAATAATAATCAAAAAaacagtagtagtagtaatagtagtagtagaaaATATGATCACAGAAGATATCGCAATATTATACAGCGTAGCCGAGAATCTAGCAAAGATAGAAATTATCGTGGTGGCAATCGGAACTTTGATGATCTTCATAAACATAGgtataaataaattttaatattctAATAAATTTACAATTAGTATTCCTTTGAAATAGATCATGAAATACTTGTGTATCTATTTTTCAGATTGTCCGATCGATACTTAGATGAAAATTGGCGGACAGGCAGAAAAATGTCAGCTTGTGATTCTGACGATGGACGACAAACACCTAGTGTTCCTTCCCATTCTACGTCGTTATCAAATACTTTAACGACGCATCAAACGTCACCTAGTGGATACACTAGTGGAAGTTCCCATCCACCAGGTGTTTTAGTATTACCTGATACTAGCCAATCACCGCCTAGTCATCCAACTTCGAGGCAACAAGGAGTACAGCAGCAAAGAACGTTGTTTGATCCTAACAATCCCAACAAACCTATCGTTATTACTTCACCCAGTAGTAGAGCAGCAGTACAAAGGTATAACTTGAATTTTTTTTCGAGATAATCATATATATTTCATTATTTTTGAGAGAAAACAAATAGTTTAATGCGCGGTAAATCCTTCAGAAATTTCTGCAACAAATTATGTTAGCGCGCAAACGGAAGTTTAACATCAGTAAGGTTAGTTGAACTAATTAACTATTTCACATCTTGCAGAGAAGGTGAAACCACGTCACAAGGTTCAACTATACCAGTGTTTCAGTCCCATGGGGGTATTACTTCTACGCATCATAATTTCCAGGCGACGAACTTAGATGGTGTGCCACCACCGTACATGACAAACGACCAATTTGGAAATATAAGACCTTCGTGGTATGATCCTTATTCCGATAGGTACGTAAAATCAACGAATGcaagtaataaataaatataaatttaattcATGATTAATACTAATGTAATTTTGTTCATTTGTTAGTTTCCGGTTAGCTAAAAATCCTTACTTACTTTTGGATATAGAACGTGCCGATTTAGAATTGCAATGGATACTAAGTTCCGGTGGTTTTACGTCAAACTGGGAGAGAGTTTTGTATATAAGACACTTTCTACAAGAAAGTTTAAAAACTTTGCTCGAGACTGATATTAAATTCTGCCAAGCTGAGAATGTCGAGCAACACTTttggaagatacttttttataATATGATAGAAATGCTGCGAAAGGGTATGCCTAAGGAGAGTTCCGAGGGCCGTGAGCATTATAAAAAGATTATGTTGAAAATTATCGACGATGGTACTGTATATTTGGAAAGTTTGTTGACTGTCCTCGAAACCAAATACGAATTTAAATTGAGTACGTTTCTCGCATCGTCAACTTTGCCCAAGGGCCTTGGGATCCTAGGTTTAGCGTTAGTGAGCGCGCAAAAAATATATCTATTTTTGGGTGACTTGGCGAGATACAGAGAACAAGCAACTGAATCGAATAATTATGGAAAGTCCAGGCAGTAAGTACGCTTATATGTTGTAAATGTTTAGATTCGAAGATTAAATTTCTGATCTCCGCAGTTCGGATAGATATATTTAGTTTGTTTTTAAACAGAATTTGATATTCTTTTCAGGTGGTATTTGAAAGCACAACAACTCAATCCCAAGAATGGTAGGCCTTACAACCAGCTTGCAGTATTAGCACATTACGCTGTACGTATATCAATGCTGTGAATAATAATGAGAAACggaaagaaatgaaattaaacgGTATGAATCTTGTTTCCAGAGACGGAAATTGGATGCGGTGTATTATTACATGCGATCTCTTATGGCATCCAATCCTTTCCATTCTGCGAGGGAGAGTTTAATAGCATTGTTTGATGAAAACCGAAAGAAGGTACGAAAAACGTTCAAAACATTTTATCCACACGTTTGTATTAATACTAACGTTAATAATATTTTGATTTTGTTTTGCTGCCAGTATCTACATTATGTAAGTAAATTTCGATACTTGGTGTGATTTCTCTAAATACCAGTCGTTACCCTAATTAAAGCTTCAATTAgatctttttttttatcgagctgtcgtatttaatataatttgtttCACGTGCATTGGAATTGTTCTTTGCCTCTTCGCACGCTAACATACGAAAGTCGATATTTCTCGCACAGTCATGATTACTTAAAAGCAAATCATTCTATGCTTTAGTAAAACCGATAGTGTAATTAGTAATATAAAATGGCAGTAGTAGAGGAATAGAAACATATagtttgaatattgtttgagtATAGGTTGCTGCATTTTGCTGGATCATTTTCTGTAAATCAAAGCACCATTCTTATTAGTTACTAGCGCTATCTTGCACAAGATACTAGCATGCATTTATTTAGATAGCTAGAAACGAAAGATACAAACATTTAACAAGCTTTCTATGCTTCACACGTACGATGCTTGTATCTTTCATTAGTATTTGAGAGAATTTAGGTCTAACAGAACATAAGTACAAACGAAAACAGTGATTTTGCCTTTTTTAACATAACTCCGTCATGAGTTTGTGTTAATTAGACAGTGTTAGTGTTTCGGTTTGTACGATCAGTCCTCGATTTACGCGACACTTTTCGTACGTGGTAATATACTGAAaacaatgaaaaatataaagtTACGTATTGAAATACAGTATTGAATGACATTTAAATTAATTCTTTCACTTTTCCTTATTAtcgttcttttctatcgttGTGAATAAAGCGATTCATGCGTGATTCGTAATCGTGCTTAAAAGAGCCACGTGGTATCAGTAGCTCGTGTAAATCGAGGGATGGCTGTATTTGATGGGACTTCTACAGAGTAAACAAAAAACAGTACACGATGAGCTCTCATTTACACTACGCACTATGCTGTTCCGAATTGAGTAAGCAATTACGCTTGCGattaaagtgtcttgtattttaACAGTATGAATCAACGGAACGAAAACGTAAAGAGGAGAGAGAATGGAAAGAACGAGCCAGGATGAAAGAGAAAGAAGGAGCGAACAGCATCGGCGGAGGATTGAGGAGGGAAATTTGGATTCATCCTGGCGGAAGACGAGTTCGTCGTACAACTACTGCAGCCACTGCCAACGAAGCGAGATTATCTCATAGCGATTTAGAAGAATTGGCACAACTAAGCAGCGTCGACGTAAGTGTCTTAATACAATTTTCCATTTGTTCCTTATTTTCCATACATAATTTATTTCTATTATGATTAACATAAAGTGTAGTTAATGCGAAACTTTACCTCGATGTATATATCATAGATTTTTTAAAATGTATTTCAGGTGAATAAACGGTTCGTCACATCTTATCTTCACGTCCATGGGAAATTGATCAACAAGATAGGGTAAGTGGTTCTACTATTTGCAATTAATTTTACTAAATAATATTATTGAAAAGTTTGATTAGCGTTATTAGAGAAATATCATGTTCAAGGAAATTATAACTAACACATGTGCATATTTGAAAATGCGCAAACGCGtataaaatgaaagaaaaaataatTCCGCTTTCATCGTTGTTCAAACGCATGCTCGGCAAGCTAATATAACTCGAAGAAACGACGTGTAACTTCTCGGTCGCGTTTTCCATTGAACAACGTTTTTGCACATATCAGCCTGGTTAAAACTGTTATGTTTTCCCGCGTAAATACACCGACGGAGCGTTAACCGTGGACTTTCTGTGTTTGTTCACCGATGTTTCCGTGAAACATCAGCCTTTTCACGTCCTCTGTTAGTTTTGGAGTCCTAGAATTGCACGTGAGACACTGTGTCGTCCCCTTGTACCAGTATTGTGAACGTGCTGTTCGATAAACTGTTGAACGTAAAGTGTAATTAGATAAAACTCGAGATAAACACTCGTTAGATATATAAAATGAACAGATATTTAAACACAAATAAGAATGAAAAAATGAACTTACACATTCATGATTTTGGCACAAGGGAAACGATATTCcgggttttttctttttttcttttttttattatgtTTCCGTTCAATTGAATTTGTAACTATGGAACTGGTTTAAAACCCGTATGCGAAAAGGTACGTACACCATGTGTTCTGGTTAAGCAGTGACATTACCCCATGCGCCGTCGTTTGTTATGTAAGCAAAGTTTTAATGGCTCCCAGAAGGGCTATAGCGGGGAATACCCGCCTCAAAGGGTTCGCTGCGTACAACTTTGGCCCCCGTATAGGCGGTCACGGTCCGTTATTAATTGCACCGTAGAGGTTTCGATGCTGTCGATACGTTGCTATTAATTTACTAAAGTTACGACAGAATTAGTGAATGTGCCCCTATATTGTATCATGATTCATAACCATGCGAAGTCTTTTAGAATAAGGTGGGTTTCGTTGATCTAAAAAAATTGATAAAACATTTAAACACAATCAAGGAAATCGAATTGTACGTGTCGAGGGAGGAGAATCCTCGATATTATCGGGCGTTAACTTACAGCAGCGCGTTGAAGGTTTTAAAGCATCGGACGACTTCCTCGGTCGTAAAGTCATTTGACTAGCTAATCCCCTAACTGTCGTGAACGGTGTGCTTAGCAGCATTAACAGGTCTTCGACCGTGTTCCCGGTTTTATTTGTAGTCTTGTTTAGAAATGCCCGCCGGTTTCTTTTCTCTCTATTGCTGGTCGCGAAGTACGAGAAAAGAAGAACCGTTCCGTACGAGAAGCTATCGTTAGCTATTGGCCAGTCACGCATAAAACACCGGGAGAAAAGAAAAAGTGGCGAGTTTTACGATTCCCGAGCCGTATGAAGCCGTGGTACCGCTCTGAATTCACGGAATCGCGTGTATTAGAGGGTAGTTGCATCGCCACGTGTAATTGTCGGGCTGCTGCATCGAAAATTGATAATGGCTCGCCTTAAGGTACGCATTAAAGGCAACGTATGAGAAATCTCTCGCGTACGTGGCTCGTAAAACAacgtacgaaacattgaaacggaACGTGAAAAAGCTCCTTTCGCGGGAAAATATTAGCTCGCGGCGCGCTCGCAGGATGCTCGTATTCAAATTGGAGTGCGATCGGCTGTGAAGCATAACAGGGTTACACGCTCAGAGATACGGTTacaaaattgtaaattaaaagaTGCCGAAGAAACCACCCGACGGTCGTATGTTCGCAGTCGTGAAACGTTCCCTCTTTCGTATCACGTGCCAACAGTGGAAGTACGCATTAATTAATTGCTCGTAATTCGTACCTCGCACGGTACAGCTCACAATTCCATGTATCGACGATCTTCTACGCGAGAGAGTGACAGAAGACTATCCTTATTCGCTCCGTACGTTTACATTACTGTTCCACTGATTTGCTAGCGCGTCATTCGGTCGACCGTAGAGATCCGTCGCGCTTGTGCAGGTTTGCCGCGTTGAAGTCTCCGATCGGCGCTGCTACGGTTCGAGCGTTTGTCGCCGCTTAACGACTAAAACACGGTTTCTATTCTTGCTGCGGTGAAGAGAAATTGGAAATTGG
This is a stretch of genomic DNA from Xylocopa sonorina isolate GNS202 chromosome 8, iyXylSono1_principal, whole genome shotgun sequence. It encodes these proteins:
- the LOC143426348 gene encoding telomerase-binding protein EST1A isoform X2 translates to MANRDKGRRKRGEFLQDNSRVEKDRSMGMRGAGNRAPQPLYRPGSGPLRKSGRSTDDLDNENISQEKPSSVQHRLKQAQLNRSNQIQNSPPSSQVENVTEKLKDLNINCRNITNFEQAQGSSQISNSGDSRRKSKKPEQQLYVVPKKMKEALAEQDLTNRSPNRGGWDRDQDREHSEDRDSHSNRSHKSDNRRNRSSGRGRRDSESRSKNRDDHGKRYSGNHRTRHGNENEERWRSDSPLSSRGYRNRKDNSREVRQGSEPLFATTNHLNDFNRTRDTRSVEPAGHSEKFQGKPPSGKWGGTKDSLSKSLKIEHLPPRLQKKYLMDNGLPLPSSSSPSEETWSSSNVAFQASSNYNFPPAMQHSQTMQNLPPSGPLPPQSSWSNTAPRTRGRGRLRPEDLESSTNVFRCTTPDQYSAPSSRSHTPSQEYMQRSYDRRGSNSTMYTSMESLSRADSSMIPPPSSTSPVTSISSTNKRQTSSDSHPRGASPPAASQRVQTQRAGNISESSTRPEKKNGQQNSDISSPKSDSVSTALNTSLEHPFDWSEEVELSEKLEAERASRSSSVLSLRENVNVSGNETTSGHVQRKKKKREKKYAAERGRSNSRDKVRVNSRDRQNNQQNRENDNYNNNQKNSSSSNSSSRKYDHRRYRNIIQRSRESSKDRNYRGGNRNFDDLHKHRLSDRYLDENWRTGRKMSACDSDDGRQTPSVPSHSTSLSNTLTTHQTSPSGYTSGSSHPPGVLVLPDTSQSPPSHPTSRQQGVQQQRTLFDPNNPNKPIVITSPSSRAAVQREGETTSQGSTIPVFQSHGGITSTHHNFQATNLDGVPPPYMTNDQFGNIRPSWYDPYSDSFRLAKNPYLLLDIERADLELQWILSSGGFTSNWERVLYIRHFLQESLKTLLETDIKFCQAENVEQHFWKILFYNMIEMLRKGMPKESSEGREHYKKIMLKIIDDGTVYLESLLTVLETKYEFKLSTFLASSTLPKGLGILGLALVSAQKIYLFLGDLARYREQATESNNYGKSRQWYLKAQQLNPKNGRPYNQLAVLAHYARRKLDAVYYYMRSLMASNPFHSARESLIALFDENRKKYESTERKRKEEREWKERARMKEKEGANSIGGGLRREIWIHPGGRRVRRTTTAATANEARLSHSDLEELAQLSSVDVNKRFVTSYLHVHGKLINKIGMETFQEAGVQMLKEFRALLQHSPLPLPGTRLLQLLALNMFAIESTQLKDSQMEQGYRSEVQERALVVSLQMFNLILERGVSLLKSQLDSGEEPRMVVSEDMQVLLPAIKIWCDWMLCHSTVWNPPPSCTDYRVGPPGDAWSRLATMVNLLEKLNYSRAILIQAKDAEGREEELELVKLPEDMTLAGFTPLMSNPQDPCYAEKNEDMEVAQVCLRINKILFFGQVFLCGLETPVLKLQKSETGVSEYVSVVEASSTSTPSSPPEQSDSELLVESYSEGEDEPVSTLRRLPSCTDVPEDANSPVAAVEIRSLIERKEELERRQRKQDRHRQRVQQILQKSSVSVEIEVRPRQLVPDTNCFIDYLPQLQNITKAISGAQPIYTLMVPLVVLNELEGLARGADARDCPPTSRATLDPEHVARVAESAKAALAFARSRNPAIRCLTTRGTVLTSSTFTVEEDVDKDGLTTNDDRILATCLSLCKAGNKDQVNAGELNGPPLVLSTEEGQPRRLRREVVLLTEDRNLRVKALARDVPVREVPDFMQWAGLG